One Halorientalis litorea DNA segment encodes these proteins:
- a CDS encoding queuosine precursor transporter, whose amino-acid sequence MSSERVSTAQVGLLALFVTALVTAQVTAAKVLAFSLPFSLPVAGATLTLPGAALAYALTFFASDCYAELYGRRAAQVMVNVAFVMNFVLLALVWSTILAPAAGTSIDPTTFRQVLGSSTNIVAGSLVAYLVSQNWDVVVFDRLRRATGGDHLWLRNIASTASSQAIDTVIFVSLAFYVVPNALGVGAALPPSVVASLVVGQYVLKLLIALVDTPVVYAVVAFARSRDGSQDAYVTGTR is encoded by the coding sequence ATGAGCAGTGAGCGCGTCAGCACCGCCCAAGTCGGCCTGCTGGCGTTGTTCGTCACCGCTCTCGTCACTGCGCAGGTGACGGCGGCGAAGGTGCTCGCGTTCTCGCTCCCGTTCTCCTTGCCCGTCGCGGGGGCGACGCTCACGCTCCCGGGTGCGGCACTCGCCTACGCGCTCACCTTCTTCGCCTCGGACTGCTACGCGGAACTGTACGGTCGCCGCGCGGCGCAGGTGATGGTCAACGTCGCCTTCGTGATGAACTTCGTCCTGCTGGCACTGGTCTGGAGTACCATCCTCGCACCGGCGGCAGGCACGAGCATCGACCCCACCACCTTCCGGCAGGTTCTCGGGTCGAGCACGAACATCGTCGCTGGGAGTCTCGTCGCCTACCTCGTGAGTCAGAACTGGGACGTGGTGGTGTTCGACCGTCTGCGCCGCGCCACCGGTGGCGACCACCTCTGGCTCCGAAACATCGCGTCGACGGCCAGCAGTCAGGCCATCGACACGGTCATCTTCGTCTCGCTCGCGTTCTACGTCGTCCCGAACGCGCTCGGTGTCGGGGCCGCGCTCCCGCCCTCGGTCGTCGCGTCGCTCGTCGTCGGGCAGTACGTCCTGAAACTCCTCATCGCGCTGGTCGACACGCCCGTCGTCTACGCCGTCGTCGCGTTCGCGCGCTCGCGTGACGGGTCCCAGGACGCCTACGTGACCGGGACGCGTTGA
- a CDS encoding ribbon-helix-helix domain-containing protein produces the protein MPKISVEVPQELLEDLDGHVGGDGKFVNRSEAIRASIRKTLDQLDEIDARHGRLDDEQ, from the coding sequence ATGCCCAAGATAAGCGTCGAGGTGCCACAGGAACTGCTCGAAGACTTGGACGGCCACGTCGGCGGCGACGGGAAGTTCGTCAACCGGAGCGAGGCGATTCGTGCGTCGATTCGGAAGACGCTGGACCAACTCGACGAGATAGACGCCCGGCACGGGAGGTTGGACGATGAGCAGTGA
- a CDS encoding twin-arginine translocase subunit TatC has protein sequence MSSALDEDTRRSIDSGRETLGAMLSAAQADLQRVFVFALLGVVLTIYTLQRFVWQRLKTDLFAQMPPDVREATKVVVLTPFDVILLQVKIGLVVGVIVGVLVFLWYSRDALRERDRWPSERVPRWQLALIAALAVGLLVVGVSYAYFLFFPLMFNFLATNAVQVGFEPTYGIVQWAEFVFLLTISFGLAAQLPLVMSALAYANIVRYETFRDNWRYAVLAIFGFGALFSPPDPFTQVMWALPLVALYAFSLKLTQVVVIAKRSSAHVDVPGVARDRWNVLAGTAVVAFGAVYAFFARGGLEAVNAVFQAIPAGYRPDPLVPLSQTTGLPNTTAAILVGLFVAVLATGVAVLFVLGRVLAAADRAAGGAPAPASTGSPADIDLGELDAAGVRAAPPEVFAEMSEEAATRQANAAMNDDDAEKARAILDRFDEAEALADAQEDDTSEAAADDGGDEGGTATGTAAGMLNAFTEDETTEEDIGGYYYDVAFILESLTSKAFRLVGLFMLVLGGSFVWLYQGGIKRVKDVFFSQMPAALQPDVSIVTLHPVEALIFEIKFSALLGIVVTLPLALYYMWPAMRERGLVRGDARVMLVWGGSLVVGVIGGSLVGFLYVAPSVISWLAADAIQSNMVIAYRISNFGWLVIYTTVGIGFLAEIPVSMVLFHVGGIVPYHTMRSYWRHVLVGLFVAGAFLSPRGIFTMLLITVPAALAYLLGLGILWAITLGGRRGRPRPQASAD, from the coding sequence ATGTCCAGCGCGCTCGACGAGGACACCCGTCGGTCCATCGACAGCGGCCGCGAGACGCTGGGTGCCATGCTGTCGGCCGCACAGGCCGACCTCCAGCGCGTGTTCGTCTTCGCCCTCTTGGGCGTCGTGCTGACGATTTACACCCTCCAGCGGTTCGTCTGGCAACGGCTCAAGACGGACCTGTTCGCGCAGATGCCCCCCGACGTGCGGGAGGCGACGAAAGTCGTGGTTCTCACGCCGTTCGACGTCATCTTGCTACAGGTAAAAATCGGCCTCGTCGTGGGCGTCATCGTCGGCGTCCTCGTGTTCCTCTGGTACTCCCGGGACGCCCTCCGCGAGCGTGACCGCTGGCCGAGCGAACGGGTGCCACGCTGGCAACTCGCGCTCATCGCCGCGCTCGCAGTCGGGTTGCTCGTCGTCGGCGTCTCCTACGCCTACTTCCTCTTTTTCCCGCTGATGTTCAACTTCCTCGCCACGAACGCCGTCCAAGTCGGGTTCGAACCGACGTACGGCATCGTCCAGTGGGCCGAGTTCGTCTTCCTGCTGACAATCTCGTTCGGCCTCGCGGCGCAGTTGCCCCTCGTGATGAGCGCGCTGGCCTACGCCAACATCGTCCGCTACGAAACCTTCCGTGACAACTGGCGGTACGCCGTCCTCGCCATCTTCGGCTTCGGCGCGTTGTTCTCCCCGCCAGACCCGTTCACGCAGGTCATGTGGGCGCTCCCCTTGGTCGCCCTCTACGCGTTCAGCCTCAAACTCACGCAGGTCGTCGTCATCGCGAAGCGGTCGAGTGCCCACGTCGACGTGCCGGGCGTGGCCCGGGACCGCTGGAACGTCCTCGCCGGGACGGCCGTCGTCGCCTTCGGTGCCGTCTACGCCTTCTTCGCCCGCGGCGGCCTCGAAGCGGTCAACGCCGTGTTTCAGGCCATCCCGGCGGGGTACCGTCCGGACCCGCTCGTACCCCTGAGTCAGACGACCGGCCTCCCGAACACGACGGCGGCGATACTCGTCGGCCTGTTCGTCGCCGTCCTCGCCACCGGCGTCGCCGTCCTGTTCGTTCTGGGCCGCGTGCTGGCGGCCGCCGACCGCGCGGCCGGCGGTGCCCCCGCCCCCGCGAGTACCGGGTCACCGGCCGACATCGACCTCGGGGAACTCGACGCGGCGGGCGTCCGCGCCGCCCCGCCGGAAGTGTTCGCCGAGATGAGCGAGGAAGCGGCGACGAGACAGGCCAACGCGGCCATGAACGACGACGACGCGGAGAAGGCCCGCGCTATCCTCGACCGGTTCGACGAGGCCGAGGCCCTCGCGGACGCACAGGAGGACGACACGTCCGAGGCGGCGGCCGACGACGGGGGCGACGAGGGCGGGACGGCGACGGGGACAGCGGCGGGGATGCTCAACGCCTTCACCGAGGACGAGACGACGGAGGAGGACATCGGCGGCTACTACTACGACGTGGCGTTCATCCTCGAATCGCTCACCTCGAAGGCGTTCCGGCTGGTCGGCCTGTTCATGCTCGTCCTCGGGGGGTCGTTCGTCTGGCTCTATCAGGGGGGCATCAAGCGGGTCAAGGACGTGTTCTTCTCCCAGATGCCCGCCGCGCTCCAACCGGACGTGAGCATCGTGACACTCCACCCTGTCGAGGCACTCATCTTCGAAATCAAGTTCTCGGCACTCCTCGGCATCGTGGTGACGCTCCCGCTCGCGCTCTACTATATGTGGCCCGCGATGCGCGAGCGCGGGTTGGTCCGCGGCGACGCCCGCGTGATGCTCGTCTGGGGCGGGTCGCTCGTCGTCGGCGTCATCGGCGGGAGTCTCGTCGGGTTCCTCTACGTCGCGCCGTCGGTCATCTCGTGGCTGGCCGCCGACGCTATCCAGTCGAACATGGTCATCGCCTACCGCATCAGCAACTTCGGCTGGCTGGTCATCTACACCACCGTCGGTATCGGTTTCCTCGCCGAAATCCCCGTCTCGATGGTGCTGTTCCACGTCGGCGGCATCGTCCCGTACCACACGATGCGGAGTTACTGGCGACACGTCCTCGTCGGCCTGTTCGTCGCCGGTGCGTTCCTCTCGCCGCGCGGCATCTTCACGATGCTGCTCATCACCGTTCCCGCCGCCCTCGCGTACCTGCTCGGACTCGGGATTCTGTGGGCCATCACCCTCGGCGGCCGGCGCGGACGGCCACGGCCACAGGCGAGCGCGGACTGA
- the tatC gene encoding twin-arginine translocase subunit TatC, translated as MSDGEPGAFSEVNTDMDTGPPQPTPGAPGDEEMPLTEHIEEMVRRLAVVALAMAVVGAVAFPFADRLINFLWFSILPGIADVCPPPTAAGAASADAAEAACPRVYHPLALMLARLKVSALTGFVVGLPVFVYQTYLFMRPGLFPRERRYYLAAVPTSLVLAGIGVAFSFLLVLPVIFTYFLYYSESAADIAFGLTETFNLMVTMLGMFALIFQIPLFVMLAIMMGVTSRRWMAQRRLYFWGGFATIAFLFAPDPTGMAPIFVAITMILLFEGTLRLVAWTGEDSLVPTAAGIASVRPYAWGLAAVAAYVASDAPVPDGYFGALPPVVVDALEAVGLVGATPVIVAAAIIGAYEVFRILLRRAGVGVRVRYQVVRLRLPVWLTAVVVGYLGSPNPAVLRILGTTYLATTDALLLAGVIVALYEGVLLAWRFQEQNRRL; from the coding sequence ATGAGCGACGGCGAACCGGGGGCCTTCTCCGAGGTAAACACGGACATGGACACCGGCCCGCCGCAACCGACGCCGGGGGCACCCGGCGACGAGGAGATGCCCCTCACCGAACACATCGAGGAGATGGTTCGCCGTCTCGCCGTCGTCGCCCTCGCGATGGCCGTCGTCGGTGCCGTCGCGTTCCCGTTCGCCGACCGCCTCATCAACTTCCTCTGGTTCTCGATTCTGCCCGGCATCGCCGACGTGTGTCCGCCACCGACCGCCGCCGGTGCCGCGTCGGCCGACGCCGCCGAGGCGGCCTGTCCGCGCGTCTACCACCCGCTCGCGCTGATGCTCGCCCGCCTGAAGGTGTCCGCGCTGACCGGTTTCGTCGTCGGTCTCCCCGTGTTCGTCTACCAGACGTACCTGTTCATGCGCCCCGGCCTGTTCCCCCGCGAGCGTCGGTACTACCTCGCGGCGGTGCCGACGAGCCTCGTCCTCGCCGGCATCGGGGTGGCCTTCTCGTTCCTGCTGGTCCTCCCGGTCATCTTCACGTACTTCCTCTACTACTCCGAGAGTGCCGCCGACATCGCCTTCGGGTTGACGGAGACGTTCAACTTGATGGTGACGATGCTGGGGATGTTCGCCCTCATCTTCCAGATTCCGCTGTTCGTGATGCTCGCCATCATGATGGGTGTCACCTCCCGGCGGTGGATGGCCCAACGCCGCCTCTACTTCTGGGGTGGGTTCGCCACCATCGCCTTCCTGTTCGCGCCCGACCCGACCGGGATGGCCCCCATCTTCGTCGCCATCACGATGATACTCCTCTTCGAGGGGACGCTCCGTCTCGTCGCGTGGACCGGCGAGGACTCGCTGGTACCCACCGCCGCCGGCATCGCCTCCGTCCGGCCCTACGCGTGGGGACTGGCCGCCGTCGCCGCGTACGTCGCCAGCGACGCACCGGTGCCGGACGGCTACTTCGGTGCCCTGCCGCCGGTGGTCGTCGACGCCCTCGAAGCCGTCGGACTCGTCGGTGCCACGCCGGTCATCGTCGCCGCCGCCATCATCGGTGCCTACGAGGTGTTCCGTATCCTCCTCCGGCGCGCCGGCGTGGGCGTCCGGGTCCGGTATCAGGTCGTCCGGCTTCGCCTGCCCGTCTGGCTCACCGCCGTCGTCGTCGGCTACCTCGGGAGTCCGAACCCCGCCGTCCTCCGCATTCTCGGGACGACGTATCTGGCGACCACCGACGCGCTACTGCTCGCCGGCGTCATCGTCGCCCTCTACGAGGGCGTCCTGCTCGCGTGGCGGTTCCAGGAGCAGAATAGACGCCTCTGA
- the larE gene encoding ATP-dependent sacrificial sulfur transferase LarE, which yields MPVEGTPESELDGALAEKVAAARTSLADRDGVLVAFSGGVDSSVVAALAADALGEDAVACTAKSETLPAAELDDATRVAEEIGVRHDIVEFSELDSAAFVENGEDRCYHCRTMRLSAMFDHARELGIDVVCDGTNASDPGEGHRPGLQAVEELDAYSPLLEHDITKSEVREIADAYDLSVADKPSMACLSSRIPTGLEVTEDRLSRIEKAERVLRTWGFEQFRVRDHDGIARIEVGEAELETALDPDFVRAARDHIGDLGFDHVTLDLHGYQTGSVSPAEEDDTADDEPLVEDVFDTDYPDGS from the coding sequence ATGCCAGTCGAGGGGACACCCGAGTCGGAACTCGACGGAGCACTCGCGGAGAAAGTCGCCGCCGCGCGTACCTCACTCGCCGACCGGGACGGCGTCCTCGTGGCCTTCTCCGGCGGTGTGGATTCGAGCGTCGTCGCCGCACTCGCGGCGGACGCGCTGGGCGAGGACGCGGTGGCCTGTACCGCAAAGAGCGAGACGCTCCCGGCCGCCGAGTTGGACGACGCCACGCGCGTCGCCGAGGAAATCGGCGTCCGCCACGACATCGTGGAGTTCTCGGAACTCGACAGCGCGGCGTTCGTGGAGAACGGCGAGGACCGCTGTTACCACTGCCGGACGATGCGCCTCTCGGCGATGTTCGACCACGCCCGCGAGTTGGGCATCGACGTGGTCTGTGACGGCACGAACGCCTCGGACCCCGGCGAGGGCCACCGCCCCGGCCTGCAGGCCGTCGAGGAACTGGACGCTTACTCCCCCCTCTTGGAACACGACATCACGAAATCGGAGGTCCGGGAAATCGCCGACGCCTACGACCTCTCGGTGGCCGACAAACCGTCGATGGCGTGTCTCTCCTCGCGCATTCCGACGGGACTGGAGGTCACCGAGGACCGCCTCTCCCGCATCGAGAAGGCAGAGCGCGTCCTGCGGACGTGGGGCTTCGAGCAGTTCCGGGTCCGTGACCACGACGGTATCGCCCGTATCGAGGTGGGCGAGGCCGAACTGGAGACGGCCCTCGACCCCGATTTCGTCCGGGCCGCCCGCGACCACATCGGCGACCTGGGCTTCGACCACGTGACGCTGGACCTCCACGGCTACCAGACGGGCAGCGTCAGCCCCGCCGAGGAGGACGACACTGCCGACGACGAACCCCTCGTCGAGGACGTGTTCGACACCGACTACCCCGACGGGTCCTGA